One genomic window of Pseudomonas chlororaphis subsp. piscium includes the following:
- a CDS encoding GntR family transcriptional regulator, with product MNSLSSDVRLPLYQRLRDHLAEQIANNRWRPGEAIPTEAALSAEYQLSTGTVRKAVDALVSEGILERQQGRGTFIRRPQFQSSLFRFFRFQTPAGERQVPESRILSIEPVTAPSAVAQALGLPADAPVIRIVRVRLLDVQPVLAEEIWLPRSRFQRLLEIDLAEKGPLLYPIYEEVCGQVVAYAEETLTAESVNDVHARLLQVPVNSPVVVIERLARDYAGTPLEWRRSRGHAEHFRYSVEIR from the coding sequence ATGAATTCTCTCTCCAGTGATGTTCGCCTGCCGCTGTACCAACGCCTGCGGGATCATTTGGCCGAACAGATCGCCAACAATCGCTGGCGTCCGGGGGAGGCGATTCCCACCGAGGCTGCGCTTTCGGCGGAGTACCAGCTGTCCACCGGTACCGTGCGCAAGGCGGTCGATGCGTTGGTCAGCGAGGGCATTCTGGAGCGTCAGCAGGGGCGAGGCACCTTCATTCGCCGGCCACAGTTTCAGTCTTCGCTGTTTCGTTTCTTCCGTTTTCAAACCCCCGCCGGCGAGCGCCAGGTGCCGGAGAGTCGCATCTTGTCGATCGAACCGGTAACCGCGCCCTCGGCGGTGGCCCAGGCATTGGGGCTGCCAGCCGACGCGCCGGTGATTCGCATTGTCCGTGTGCGTCTGCTGGATGTTCAGCCGGTGCTGGCCGAAGAAATCTGGTTGCCGCGCAGCCGCTTTCAACGGCTGTTGGAGATCGACCTGGCTGAAAAGGGGCCACTGCTTTACCCGATCTACGAAGAGGTGTGCGGCCAGGTCGTCGCCTATGCCGAAGAAACCCTTACCGCCGAATCGGTGAATGACGTGCATGCCCGGTTGCTGCAAGTGCCGGTCAACAGCCCGGTGGTGGTGATCGAGCGCCTGGCGCGCGACTACGCCGGTACGCCTCTGGAATGGCGGCGTTCCCGCGGGCATGCCGAGCATTTCCGCTACAGCGTGGAAATTCGCTGA
- a CDS encoding GNAT family N-acetyltransferase has protein sequence MQSFKVRELSHTDTEALLAFETRNREWFESHIEARAPAFYSVQGVAEHIEGYLAGFAAGTWHPLVIEDCSGTIIGRANLKNIDSAQGSAEVGYRIAQSACGQGLATQALRHLIQQARTRWHLTQLVAYVYKENLGSTKVVERCGFLLEPSAEDGKAGGECRFVLSV, from the coding sequence ATGCAGTCGTTCAAAGTGCGCGAGCTGAGCCATACGGATACTGAAGCGCTGCTGGCGTTCGAAACCCGGAACCGTGAGTGGTTCGAATCCCATATCGAGGCGCGCGCCCCTGCTTTTTATTCGGTGCAGGGCGTCGCCGAGCATATCGAAGGCTACCTGGCCGGTTTCGCGGCTGGCACCTGGCATCCGCTGGTGATCGAGGATTGCAGCGGAACCATCATCGGCCGCGCCAACCTGAAAAACATCGATAGTGCGCAGGGTTCTGCCGAAGTCGGCTATCGGATTGCCCAAAGCGCTTGCGGCCAGGGGCTCGCGACACAGGCGCTGCGCCATCTGATCCAGCAAGCGCGGACGCGCTGGCACCTGACGCAACTGGTGGCTTATGTCTACAAGGAAAATCTCGGCTCGACCAAGGTGGTGGAGCGCTGCGGGTTCTTGCTTGAGCCATCCGCAGAAGACGGCAAGGCAGGGGGCGAATGCCGTTTTGTCCTCTCTGTCTAG
- a CDS encoding tetratricopeptide repeat protein gives MPTKRFLPGLILALCAVASHCSVAAERKASQQSNTASTTLIESASQQYADGQLDQAAATLERALHIQPNNPATLHYLGVLRLQQGQYQQAEALATRSNMRVGRNVALRNRNLQLIQAAQKALASNNPPNADKPLVAVQEGLEEEVKRRREAEIVAAEQPTPDTERRTEAFTREAEENAADWPSDGRTRPEGQLRMTSAEPASTYDEIEIPRGHRPPPGKCRIWFPDRPPGHQPKPGKCKKLRDRVPPGAYLVQG, from the coding sequence ATGCCAACCAAGCGTTTTCTGCCGGGTCTGATCCTGGCGCTCTGCGCAGTCGCGTCGCATTGTTCGGTTGCGGCCGAGCGCAAAGCCTCTCAGCAAAGTAACACCGCATCAACCACCCTGATCGAGTCCGCCTCGCAGCAGTATGCAGATGGCCAGTTGGACCAGGCCGCTGCCACGCTGGAGCGTGCCCTGCATATCCAACCGAACAATCCTGCGACATTGCATTACCTCGGCGTGTTGCGTCTTCAGCAGGGGCAGTATCAGCAGGCTGAGGCGCTGGCGACTCGCTCCAACATGCGGGTCGGTCGCAACGTCGCGTTACGCAATCGCAACCTCCAATTGATCCAGGCAGCGCAGAAGGCCCTGGCGTCGAATAACCCACCCAACGCCGACAAGCCTCTTGTTGCCGTACAGGAAGGCCTGGAAGAAGAGGTTAAAAGGCGCCGTGAAGCAGAAATTGTCGCCGCCGAGCAGCCCACGCCGGACACTGAACGCCGCACTGAAGCCTTCACCCGCGAAGCGGAAGAGAACGCGGCAGACTGGCCGTCGGATGGCCGGACACGCCCCGAAGGGCAACTGCGAATGACGTCCGCCGAGCCAGCCTCCACGTACGACGAGATTGAGATTCCCCGTGGCCATCGGCCGCCTCCGGGTAAATGTCGAATCTGGTTTCCCGATCGCCCGCCGGGGCATCAGCCCAAACCCGGCAAATGCAAGAAGCTGCGCGATCGGGTTCCGCCCGGAGCCTACCTGGTGCAGGGTTGA
- a CDS encoding LysR family transcriptional regulator gives MVSEANWDDLRLLLAVSRRGSFLQAGQMLGIAASTVSRRLTQLESTLGEPLVERGVEGCWLTSRGQSLVEVALAAEAGLRRQTVAGRSALDTELSGSVLVSAGEGFASCVLEAASRFTALHPRCTVELLVAADFHKIVRGVADIALRTAHLGEPSLIYRPIGRLAYGVFAAADYLRRFPQVTPATAVNIGLLPPLDMLPQVRAAKAAGLERAQISVNSFALQLDAVKRGLGIAVLPRVLAQDLIELFPQLQLPDMEVYLVTRPQALKQAHIKCFFAMLEQVLLEALALEKVEADALGGEG, from the coding sequence ATGGTGTCGGAAGCGAATTGGGACGATCTTCGCCTGCTGTTGGCCGTCTCGCGGCGTGGCAGTTTTTTGCAAGCGGGCCAGATGCTGGGGATCGCGGCGTCTACCGTGTCCCGCCGGTTGACCCAGCTTGAGAGCACCCTGGGCGAGCCGCTCGTCGAGCGCGGCGTCGAAGGGTGCTGGTTGACCTCGCGGGGGCAGTCCCTGGTGGAAGTGGCCCTGGCGGCGGAAGCGGGCTTGAGGCGGCAAACCGTTGCCGGCCGGTCCGCGCTGGACACCGAGCTGTCGGGCAGTGTCCTGGTCAGTGCGGGGGAGGGTTTTGCGTCGTGTGTGCTGGAGGCGGCGAGTCGCTTCACCGCGCTTCACCCGCGTTGCACGGTGGAGTTGCTGGTGGCCGCCGACTTTCACAAGATCGTCCGTGGCGTGGCCGACATTGCGCTGCGTACCGCGCACCTTGGTGAGCCGTCGCTGATTTATCGACCCATAGGCCGGCTCGCCTACGGCGTCTTCGCCGCTGCGGATTATCTGCGGCGCTTTCCACAGGTGACGCCGGCCACGGCAGTCAATATCGGCCTGTTGCCGCCGCTGGACATGTTGCCGCAAGTGCGCGCAGCCAAGGCCGCCGGCCTGGAGCGCGCGCAGATCAGCGTGAACTCATTCGCCCTGCAGCTGGACGCGGTGAAGCGAGGCCTGGGGATCGCGGTACTGCCGCGTGTGCTGGCGCAGGACCTGATCGAGCTGTTCCCGCAGCTCCAGCTTCCCGATATGGAGGTCTATCTGGTGACCCGGCCACAGGCCTTGAAGCAGGCTCACATCAAATGTTTTTTTGCCATGCTGGAGCAGGTGCTGCTCGAAGCCCTGGCCCTGGAGAAGGTTGAAGCTGACGCCTTGGGAGGCGAGGGCTGA
- a CDS encoding ester cyclase produces the protein MPIGPNDYAQHAANAFNRRDVEAMLALVSEDFTYLDSAGIQVGREAMRQRETALFEAFPDAHVILSPFAVGVDRLALTAMLSGTFAAPLVLPDRVLAPHGRFIAVHYAAHFTFKDGWAIHEEVFFDSAILMPSAEPSEG, from the coding sequence ATGCCGATTGGCCCCAACGACTATGCGCAACACGCCGCCAATGCCTTCAATCGCCGTGATGTGGAGGCGATGCTGGCGCTGGTGAGCGAAGACTTCACCTACCTCGATAGCGCGGGGATACAAGTGGGTCGCGAAGCCATGCGCCAACGGGAAACCGCATTGTTCGAAGCTTTCCCCGATGCCCACGTGATCCTCAGTCCGTTCGCCGTCGGCGTCGATCGCCTGGCGCTGACGGCCATGCTCAGTGGCACTTTCGCCGCGCCCCTGGTGCTGCCGGACCGGGTGCTTGCACCCCATGGACGTTTTATTGCCGTGCACTACGCCGCGCACTTCACCTTCAAGGATGGGTGGGCCATCCATGAAGAGGTGTTCTTCGACAGCGCGATATTGATGCCGTCAGCCGAACCGAGCGAGGGTTGA
- a CDS encoding SDR family oxidoreductase, which yields MRRAFVTGATGLLGNNLVRELVARGCAVKALVRSRAKGEQQFKNLAGVELVVGDMGDVEAFAAALQDCDTLFHTAAFFRDNYQGGSHWQELEKINVIGTQELIAQAYRAGIRRFIHTSSIAVLDGAPGASIDETCLRDDANADGYYRSKILADRAILAFLETHPEMQACMVLPGWMWGPGDLGPTSSGQLVNDVLRGKLPGLIPGSFSVVDARDVALAQIAAARYGRSGERYLAAGRHMTMAELVPVLGRIAGVKTPARYVPLPLLYTLAAVQEIYARLTGRPILLSMATLRLLVREKDRTRFNHRKSEEGLGLTFRALELTITDTVAWYRDRNWFETQRARPTRVMAED from the coding sequence ATGCGTCGTGCATTCGTGACCGGCGCCACCGGTCTGCTGGGCAACAACCTGGTGCGTGAGTTGGTCGCGCGAGGCTGCGCGGTCAAGGCCCTGGTGCGCTCGAGGGCCAAGGGTGAACAGCAGTTCAAGAACCTGGCGGGCGTGGAGCTGGTCGTGGGCGACATGGGCGATGTCGAGGCCTTCGCCGCGGCCTTGCAAGACTGCGACACGCTGTTTCATACCGCGGCGTTCTTTCGCGACAACTACCAGGGCGGCAGCCACTGGCAGGAACTCGAAAAGATCAACGTCATCGGTACCCAGGAGCTGATCGCCCAGGCCTACCGCGCCGGTATCCGCCGGTTTATCCATACCTCCTCGATTGCCGTGCTAGACGGCGCGCCGGGAGCCTCCATCGATGAAACCTGCCTGCGCGACGACGCCAACGCGGATGGCTACTACCGCAGCAAGATCCTCGCCGACCGAGCCATCCTGGCGTTCCTCGAGACCCATCCCGAAATGCAGGCCTGCATGGTCCTACCGGGCTGGATGTGGGGCCCCGGCGACCTCGGCCCGACCTCCTCGGGGCAGTTGGTCAACGATGTCCTGCGCGGCAAGTTGCCCGGGCTGATCCCCGGCAGTTTCTCCGTCGTCGATGCCCGCGATGTGGCCCTGGCGCAGATTGCCGCGGCCAGGTACGGGCGCAGCGGCGAACGCTATCTGGCGGCGGGCCGGCATATGACCATGGCCGAGCTGGTGCCTGTACTCGGGCGTATCGCCGGAGTCAAGACACCTGCACGCTATGTGCCGCTCCCCCTTCTCTACACCCTGGCGGCGGTGCAGGAGATCTACGCGCGCCTGACCGGCAGGCCCATCCTGCTGAGCATGGCCACCCTGCGCCTGCTGGTACGGGAAAAGGACCGTACCCGTTTCAACCACCGCAAGAGCGAAGAAGGACTGGGCCTGACCTTCCGGGCACTTGAGCTGACGATCACCGACACCGTGGCGTGGTACCGCGACCGCAACTGGTTTGAAACCCAGCGCGCAAGACCCACCCGCGTCATGGCCGAAGACTGA
- a CDS encoding AIPR family protein — protein sequence MAFIKDIRIEDNATPAAATSKIVAQRLGKTLRERFQDYIHKRECTPEMSDYEVKMASRAIAAFSIYSLASVDEAIAGQSVCDSSKDGGIDAVCVNHNEKVVVIVQSKFNQAGNGTWTKDDFVAFKFACEKLQLEEYYRFDEVLQLMSPDIDIGLSSQDYKFLFVMAHTGKRGAAEAILSDMQLWQDELNSAALASDTLSQDELPFQVHLVSAEDLTEWMQAGTHVSIDLDDVEIEDYGQKKEPYLSFYGQVSGDQILEWWESHGPRLFSKNIRNLLGDTEVNASIKETANSAPEMFWYYNNGITLLVSDIQPHRRNAGRDTARGTFKFSNVSIINGAQTVSTIGQIFKGSAEERSVTLSQIRVSARFIKVNDTENAEIATAITKANNHQNRVLGRDFASQHPEQIRLSKELAVEGYQYQLLRTSAQTGSHEPTVIDLDEALDGLACLTKSSSILTTLKGKRGRFFESLDGNFYKTIFNPTVSGIKIINSVIHLRIIERLISEKLEGIDRAAKRKQHLIVTHANRVLTSLLLREACGIYSATEIVQPKEPQLFEKLDFLCEEIEHYIEHGYTNAYPARFFANTEKVDEIIDYLTIKLRTYPSTNGPVSSQ from the coding sequence ATGGCCTTCATTAAAGACATTCGAATAGAAGACAATGCAACTCCTGCTGCTGCCACTTCGAAAATTGTCGCCCAGCGACTAGGTAAAACACTTCGCGAACGTTTTCAGGACTACATACATAAACGTGAATGCACCCCAGAAATGTCCGACTACGAGGTTAAAATGGCTAGTAGAGCCATTGCAGCCTTTTCAATTTACAGTCTAGCATCCGTCGATGAAGCTATTGCAGGCCAGAGTGTTTGCGATAGCTCCAAAGATGGCGGAATTGATGCGGTATGTGTAAACCATAACGAAAAAGTAGTTGTAATTGTACAATCTAAGTTCAACCAAGCGGGCAATGGGACATGGACAAAAGACGACTTTGTTGCTTTTAAATTTGCTTGCGAGAAGCTGCAACTTGAGGAGTACTACAGATTCGATGAAGTCCTTCAACTAATGTCACCTGACATTGACATAGGCCTAAGCTCGCAGGATTACAAATTCCTCTTCGTTATGGCTCACACTGGAAAAAGAGGAGCTGCAGAAGCCATTCTTAGCGACATGCAACTCTGGCAGGATGAGCTTAACTCTGCAGCACTTGCATCCGATACACTCTCACAAGATGAACTACCATTCCAAGTCCACTTAGTATCTGCCGAAGACCTAACTGAATGGATGCAGGCAGGAACACATGTGAGTATCGACCTAGACGACGTTGAGATAGAGGACTATGGTCAAAAAAAAGAACCATACCTGTCATTCTACGGGCAAGTTAGCGGCGACCAAATTCTTGAGTGGTGGGAATCTCATGGCCCTCGACTATTCTCAAAAAACATACGAAATCTATTAGGTGATACCGAAGTCAATGCTTCAATTAAGGAAACAGCCAACAGCGCCCCAGAGATGTTCTGGTACTACAACAACGGCATAACACTGCTAGTGTCCGACATACAACCTCATCGCAGGAATGCTGGCAGAGACACAGCCAGGGGAACCTTTAAATTTTCAAATGTCAGTATTATCAATGGCGCTCAAACGGTAAGTACCATTGGACAAATATTCAAGGGAAGTGCCGAAGAGCGAAGCGTCACTTTATCCCAAATAAGAGTCTCTGCGCGATTTATAAAAGTCAACGACACTGAAAATGCTGAAATTGCAACAGCAATCACAAAAGCTAACAATCACCAGAATAGAGTATTAGGTCGAGACTTCGCCTCTCAGCATCCAGAGCAGATAAGGCTATCGAAAGAGCTTGCCGTAGAAGGTTACCAATATCAACTACTTAGAACATCAGCCCAAACTGGATCGCATGAACCAACTGTAATTGATCTTGATGAAGCCCTTGACGGACTTGCCTGCCTAACCAAGTCCTCATCCATACTTACCACACTTAAAGGGAAGCGAGGACGCTTCTTCGAAAGCCTTGACGGAAACTTTTACAAGACCATATTCAATCCTACAGTATCCGGAATTAAGATTATAAACTCCGTCATACACTTACGCATTATCGAAAGACTGATCTCCGAAAAACTTGAAGGAATTGACAGGGCTGCAAAAAGGAAACAACACTTAATCGTCACCCACGCAAATAGAGTATTGACTTCTCTTCTACTTAGAGAGGCATGTGGAATTTACAGTGCAACAGAAATTGTGCAACCAAAAGAACCACAACTATTTGAAAAACTCGACTTCTTGTGCGAAGAGATTGAGCATTACATAGAGCATGGATATACAAATGCGTATCCCGCAAGGTTCTTTGCAAACACCGAAAAGGTTGACGAGATAATTGATTATCTGACAATTAAACTCAGAACCTACCCGTCTACCAACGGACCTGTTTCATCCCAATGA
- a CDS encoding AraC family transcriptional regulator: MTHQHDSRAQTPQETLARIIGAWIKHSGDYSTPIPGLGFFRREIPAPPSVCMVEPSIILVAQGAKRLWVGGEAYPYDTSRFLVTSLDLPANSEVTAASLEQPCLGLGFKLDPRMLAELAAQGGLLQPRDRGTGKGVGIGTTTPAMLTSFVRLLELLDEPEAIPVLAPLIQREIHYRLLMSDQSARLRQIASVDGQGHRIARAIDWLKLNYTAQLRVDELASRVQMSTPTFHHHFRQLTAMSPLQYQKWLRLTEAKRLMMNEHLDVSSAAFKVGYESPSQFSREYSRLFGLAPKRDIAQLRACGGGGE, translated from the coding sequence ATGACACACCAACACGACAGCCGCGCCCAGACACCCCAGGAAACCCTTGCGCGCATCATCGGCGCCTGGATCAAACACTCGGGGGACTACTCGACACCTATCCCCGGTCTTGGCTTCTTTCGCCGCGAAATCCCTGCGCCGCCCAGCGTGTGCATGGTCGAGCCGAGCATCATCCTCGTCGCCCAAGGGGCAAAACGGCTGTGGGTCGGCGGCGAAGCCTACCCCTACGACACCTCGCGCTTCCTCGTCACCTCACTGGACCTGCCGGCCAATTCCGAGGTGACGGCCGCCAGCCTGGAACAACCCTGCCTGGGGCTGGGCTTCAAGCTCGACCCACGGATGCTGGCGGAGCTGGCCGCCCAGGGCGGGCTGCTGCAACCTCGGGATCGAGGCACAGGCAAGGGCGTGGGAATCGGCACCACGACACCGGCCATGCTCACCTCGTTCGTGCGCCTGCTGGAATTGCTGGACGAGCCCGAAGCCATCCCGGTGCTGGCCCCGCTGATCCAGCGCGAGATCCACTACCGCCTGCTGATGAGCGACCAGTCGGCGCGGCTGCGGCAGATCGCCTCCGTCGACGGCCAGGGCCACCGCATCGCCAGGGCCATCGACTGGCTGAAACTGAATTACACCGCGCAACTGCGCGTCGACGAACTCGCGTCCCGGGTGCAGATGAGCACGCCGACCTTCCACCACCACTTCCGCCAACTCACCGCCATGAGCCCGTTGCAATACCAGAAATGGCTACGGCTGACCGAAGCCAAACGCCTGATGATGAACGAACATCTGGACGTATCGAGTGCCGCCTTCAAGGTCGGCTATGAAAGCCCGTCGCAGTTTAGTCGGGAGTACAGTCGGCTGTTTGGCTTGGCGCCCAAGCGGGATATTGCGCAGCTGCGGGCTTGTGGGGGAGGGGGTGAGTAG